One stretch of Candidatus Eisenbacteria bacterium DNA includes these proteins:
- a CDS encoding CDGSH iron-sulfur domain-containing protein: MPAKITIRNNGPVRIEGEFTVVDQDGKPFDLGGRTTISLCRCGQSSKKPFCDGSHNTCGFDSMIVAQVLPPPAPKPQS, from the coding sequence ATGCCGGCCAAGATCACGATTCGAAACAACGGGCCCGTCCGGATCGAGGGGGAGTTCACCGTCGTGGATCAGGACGGAAAGCCATTCGATCTCGGCGGACGCACCACGATCTCGCTCTGCCGATGCGGGCAGTCCAGCAAGAAGCCCTTTTGCGACGGTAGCCACAACACCTGCGGCTTCGATTCCATGATCGTGGCGCAGGTGCTGCCACCACCCGCCCCCAAACCCCAGAGCTGA
- a CDS encoding SPFH domain-containing protein translates to MTQERRVSALSGALGITVTLIVFALAIYVSVQAKTQDRPILLLTGVLPLVVVGSLSAAGLFTVQPNQAVVLILFGTYVGTVRDSGWWWTNPFNTRKRISLRVRSLNGHTIKVNDHSGNPVEIAAVVVWRVLDSAQATFDVDNYEEFVPVQSETAVRHLASEYPYDEPDHNAISLRGSTDKVSEFLRSELQARLRQAGVEVIEARLSHLAYAPEIAGAMLQRQQAAAIIAARQRIVDGAVGMVEMALERLSANRVVELDEERKAAMVSNLLVVLCGERAATPVLNAGTLHN, encoded by the coding sequence ATGACGCAGGAACGGCGTGTCTCCGCGCTGAGCGGTGCGCTCGGCATCACCGTGACGCTCATCGTATTCGCGCTGGCCATCTACGTGTCGGTGCAGGCGAAGACCCAGGACCGGCCGATCCTTCTCCTCACCGGCGTCCTGCCACTCGTCGTCGTCGGCTCGCTCTCGGCGGCCGGACTCTTCACGGTGCAGCCGAACCAGGCGGTCGTGCTGATCCTCTTCGGCACGTACGTGGGTACGGTGCGCGACAGCGGGTGGTGGTGGACGAATCCCTTCAACACCCGGAAGCGGATCTCCCTTCGCGTGCGGAGCCTGAACGGCCACACGATCAAGGTGAACGACCACTCCGGCAACCCTGTCGAGATCGCGGCGGTCGTGGTGTGGCGCGTGCTGGACAGCGCCCAGGCCACGTTCGACGTCGACAACTACGAGGAGTTCGTTCCGGTCCAGAGCGAGACCGCGGTGCGGCATCTCGCGAGCGAGTATCCCTACGACGAGCCGGATCACAACGCGATCTCGCTGCGCGGGAGCACGGACAAGGTCTCGGAGTTCCTCCGCTCGGAGCTTCAAGCAAGGCTGCGGCAGGCGGGCGTCGAGGTGATCGAGGCCAGGCTCAGCCACCTGGCCTACGCGCCGGAGATCGCGGGCGCGATGCTCCAGCGTCAGCAGGCCGCGGCGATCATCGCGGCGCGCCAGCGCATCGTGGACGGCGCCGTCGGCATGGTGGAGATGGCGCTGGAGCGATTGAGCGCCAACCGGGTCGTGGAGCTGGACGAGGAGCGGAAGGCGGCGATGGTCTCCAATCTCCTGGTCGTGCTGTGCGGAGAGCGGGCGGCCACGCCGGTTCTGAACGCCGGCACGCTCCACAACTAA
- the ettA gene encoding energy-dependent translational throttle protein EttA, with amino-acid sequence MAPQYIFTMVNLGKVHPPNKEVLKGIYLSFFPGAKIGVLGQNGAGKSTLLRIMAGVEEPSSGEARPAKGIKVGFLPQEPVLDPSKDVRGNIEEGVAETRALLDRFNELNLKLGESLSDAEMEKVMDEHGRVMAEIEAKNAWEIDRTVEIAMDALRVPPSDADVRTLSGGERRRVALCRLLLTRPDLLLLDEPTNHLDAESVAWLERFLHEYPGTVVAVTHDRYFLDNVAGWILELDRGQGIPWEGNYSSWLEQKQKRLAQEEKAESARQRTLARELEWIRMSPRARQAKSKARVSAYEELLRQENEKRTEITEISIPPGPRLGNLVVEAKDLVKGYGDRILIDGLSFQLPPGGIVGIIGPNGAGKTTLFRMIAGVEKPDGGVLRIGDTVTFSYVDQSREGLAGSKTVWEEISGGDDLIDLGSREIPSRSYVAMFGFKGADQQKIVKNLSGGERNRLHLAKLLRTGGNLLLLDEPTNDLDVDTLRALEEGILNFAGCVCVISHDRWFLDRIATHILAFEEDGGVVWFEGNYQDYETNRHMRLGAAADQPHRLKYKKLVRE; translated from the coding sequence ATGGCGCCCCAGTACATCTTCACGATGGTCAACCTCGGCAAGGTCCATCCGCCGAACAAGGAAGTGTTGAAGGGGATCTATCTCTCCTTCTTCCCCGGCGCCAAGATCGGCGTCCTCGGCCAGAACGGCGCGGGCAAGTCGACGTTGCTGCGCATCATGGCGGGCGTCGAGGAGCCCTCGAGCGGCGAGGCCCGTCCCGCGAAGGGGATCAAGGTCGGGTTCCTGCCCCAGGAGCCGGTCCTGGATCCGTCGAAGGACGTGCGCGGGAACATCGAGGAGGGCGTGGCGGAGACGCGGGCGCTCCTGGACCGCTTCAACGAGCTGAATCTGAAATTGGGCGAGAGCCTCTCCGACGCCGAGATGGAGAAGGTCATGGACGAGCACGGACGCGTCATGGCCGAGATCGAGGCCAAGAACGCCTGGGAGATCGACCGCACGGTCGAGATCGCGATGGACGCGCTGCGCGTCCCGCCGAGCGACGCGGACGTGCGGACGCTCTCGGGCGGCGAGCGGCGGCGCGTCGCGCTCTGCCGTCTGCTGCTGACGCGCCCCGACCTGTTGCTGCTCGACGAGCCCACGAACCACCTCGATGCGGAGTCGGTGGCGTGGCTCGAGCGGTTCCTCCACGAGTATCCCGGCACCGTGGTCGCGGTCACCCACGATCGGTACTTCCTCGACAACGTGGCCGGCTGGATCCTGGAGCTGGATCGCGGACAGGGGATTCCGTGGGAGGGAAACTACTCTTCCTGGCTGGAGCAGAAGCAGAAGCGTCTCGCGCAGGAGGAGAAGGCCGAGTCGGCGCGGCAGCGCACGCTGGCGCGCGAGCTCGAGTGGATCCGGATGTCCCCCCGCGCGCGGCAGGCGAAGAGCAAGGCGCGGGTCAGCGCGTACGAGGAGCTGCTGCGCCAGGAGAACGAGAAGCGGACCGAGATCACGGAGATCTCGATCCCGCCGGGCCCGAGGCTCGGGAATCTCGTGGTCGAGGCGAAGGATCTCGTGAAGGGCTACGGGGACCGCATCCTCATCGATGGCCTCTCGTTCCAGCTGCCCCCCGGAGGGATCGTGGGGATCATCGGCCCGAACGGCGCCGGGAAGACGACCCTCTTCCGGATGATCGCCGGTGTCGAGAAGCCGGACGGCGGCGTGCTGCGGATCGGCGATACGGTGACGTTCTCGTACGTAGACCAGTCGCGAGAGGGCCTCGCGGGCTCGAAGACGGTGTGGGAGGAGATCTCCGGCGGAGACGACCTGATCGACCTCGGCTCTCGCGAGATCCCGTCGCGCTCGTACGTCGCGATGTTCGGCTTCAAGGGAGCGGACCAGCAGAAGATCGTGAAGAACCTCTCGGGCGGCGAGCGGAACCGCCTGCACCTCGCGAAGCTCCTGCGCACCGGAGGGAATCTCCTCCTCCTGGACGAGCCGACGAACGATCTCGATGTCGACACGCTGCGCGCGCTGGAGGAGGGCATCCTGAACTTCGCCGGCTGCGTCTGCGTCATCAGCCACGACCGGTGGTTCCTGGATCGCATCGCGACCCACATCCTCGCGTTCGAGGAGGACGGCGGCGTGGTCTGGTTCGAGGGCAACTACCAGGACTACGAAACCAACCGCCACATGAGGCTCGGCGCGGCCGCGGACCAGCCGCACCGCCTCAAGTACAAGAAACTGGTGAGGGAATGA